In one window of Musa acuminata AAA Group cultivar baxijiao chromosome BXJ3-2, Cavendish_Baxijiao_AAA, whole genome shotgun sequence DNA:
- the LOC135630716 gene encoding uncharacterized protein LOC135630716: MKAKAGKIDLEQYVHFYLDPGRSYASLAHLKQIVTMHGLNQLHNCPKVNFSLHLLLFFLNLPVFHLFLGMRSLGANMLLCEQRHIIECLESIETMSPARKTLEKSVTSRAFLLADEVVADLTDIGWEECHVRSLLTLDPRSGAVVVHELEVPADGIGGFSPAAVLPSVAPRRERHQRRGRSAPAADFEILGGRPRSKRKHISINAISPTSSTTAASGAVGASPSTWTSIPPPPSPQSE, encoded by the exons ATGAAGGCGAAGGCAGGGAAGATAGACCTGGAGCAATATGTCCACTTCTACTTGGATCCAGGCCGTTCCTACGCCTCTCTCGCCCATCTCAAGCAG ATCGTCACCATGCACGGTTTGAACCAGCTCCATAACTGTCCCAAGGTAAACTTCTCTCTGCATCTCCTTCTCT TCTTTCTTAATCTCCCGGTGTTTCATCTCTTTCTTGGGATGAGGAGTTTGGGTGCAAATATGTTGTTGTGTGAGCAGAGGCATATCATCGAATGCTTGGAGTCCATCGAAACGATGTCGCCGGCCAGGAAGACCCTCGAGAAGAGCGTCACGTCCCGTGCCTTCTTGTTGGCCGACGAGGTCGTCGCCGACCTCACCGACATCGGCTGGGAGGAGTGCCATGTCCGATCACTCCTCACTCTCGATCCTCGGTCCGGTGCCGTGGTCGTGCACGAGCTCGAGGTCCCAGCCGACGGAATCGGTGGCTTCTCGCCAGCGGCCGTCCTTCCATCCGTCGCGCCACGCAGAGAGCGCCATCAGAGGCGCGGGAGGAGCGCGCCGGCCGCTGACTTCGAGATCTTGGGCGGGCGGCCGAGGTCCAAGCGGAAGCACATCTCCATCAACGCCATCAGCCCGACCTCCTCCACCACAGCCGCCTCGGGTGCAGTCGGGGCGTCACCGTCCACATGGACGTCTATCCCTCCGCCTCCATCCCCGCAGTCGGAATAG